In Micromonospora sp. WMMA1363, a genomic segment contains:
- a CDS encoding DegT/DnrJ/EryC1/StrS family aminotransferase: MAGLTGDFIPPAKPVIGEAEIEAAVRVLRSGLVVQGPEVKAFEEEFGELVSGRHCVAVNSGTSALQLTLMALGFGPGDEIIVPSFSFAASANAIRLVGAEPVFVDIEPGTFCLDPEAVAAAVTPRTVAIMPVHLYGHPAAMDKIMKVAERHGLAVVEDAAQAHGASLNGQPVGSFGTAGCFSFYPTKNMHSLEGGMISTADAGLARTLRLLRNQGMEQRYANEIVGANMRMTDVAAAIGRVQLRQLPEWTAQRQANAKFLDSNITGMTTPSVADGAVHVYHQYTVRVSGHRDAAQKRLTELGIGNAVYYPTPIHRLTPYLAEDGTPGPWELPETERAAAEVVSLPVHPSLTQADLERIADGANLAGGAR, from the coding sequence ATGGCTGGGCTGACCGGAGATTTCATTCCACCAGCGAAGCCGGTGATCGGCGAGGCTGAAATCGAAGCGGCCGTCCGGGTGCTGCGCAGTGGCCTTGTCGTGCAGGGGCCCGAGGTCAAGGCGTTCGAGGAGGAGTTCGGCGAGCTGGTCTCGGGCCGGCACTGCGTCGCGGTGAACTCCGGCACCTCGGCGCTGCAGCTCACTCTGATGGCGCTGGGCTTCGGCCCGGGTGACGAGATCATCGTGCCGTCGTTCTCCTTCGCCGCGAGCGCGAACGCCATCCGGCTCGTCGGTGCCGAGCCGGTCTTCGTCGACATCGAGCCGGGTACCTTCTGCCTCGACCCGGAAGCGGTGGCGGCCGCAGTCACCCCGCGCACCGTCGCGATCATGCCGGTGCACCTCTACGGGCACCCCGCCGCGATGGACAAGATCATGAAAGTGGCCGAGAGGCACGGCCTCGCCGTGGTCGAGGACGCGGCCCAGGCGCACGGCGCGAGCCTGAACGGCCAACCGGTGGGCTCTTTCGGCACGGCCGGCTGCTTCAGTTTCTACCCGACCAAGAACATGCACTCACTCGAGGGCGGTATGATCAGCACTGCCGACGCCGGGCTTGCGCGGACCCTGCGGCTGCTGCGGAACCAGGGCATGGAGCAGCGGTACGCCAACGAGATCGTCGGCGCGAACATGAGGATGACCGACGTGGCGGCGGCGATCGGCCGGGTGCAGCTGCGCCAGCTGCCGGAGTGGACGGCGCAGCGCCAGGCGAACGCCAAGTTCCTCGACTCCAACATCACCGGCATGACGACCCCGTCGGTCGCCGACGGCGCGGTGCATGTCTACCACCAGTACACCGTCCGGGTCAGCGGTCACCGGGACGCAGCCCAGAAGCGCCTGACCGAGTTGGGTATCGGCAACGCCGTCTACTACCCGACCCCGATTCACCGGCTCACGCCGTACCTGGCCGAGGACGGGACGCCCGGCCCGTGGGAGCTGCCGGAGACCGAGCGCGCCGCCGCCGAGGTGGTCTCACTGCCGGTGCACCCGTCGCTGACTCAGGCCGACCTGGAGCGGATCGCCGACGGCGCGAACCTGGCCGGAGGTGCCCGATGA
- a CDS encoding acyltransferase produces the protein MLVPPADRPGSAVEDAAPARVGRLPSLTGLRWIAALLVFGFHAGTMGIVAEPDLKTVVDRTFTLGLSGVQFFFILSGFVLVWSARPGEAKRTFLRRRMAKIYPNHLVMFVAALLVAYGFGDPVNPRAALENLLLVQAWDPTPGIFYSVNTVSWSLSCELFFYACLPFALPLIHRAPTGGLWAVIGAVPLFILALWPAQVLVPEENRWWFTQIFPVVRSLEFWLGVAAAELLRRGRWRGPGLGSASVLFLVTWVVAGNWIRAELWAASLSVAYVLVIVAAADADVRGLRTPWRTRPMVWLGEVSFAFYVVHVLVMVTVLRLTGHHGVGVPGWWGPVAVVGLLLVNLALAALLHRYVETPMTRRLGPPRAPRRTALPAGTAPSPWAATPEHPRAAEAALVHVGSSSGRDPDMPRTDAVERPRR, from the coding sequence GTGCTGGTACCCCCCGCCGACCGGCCAGGATCCGCGGTGGAGGACGCCGCGCCCGCCCGCGTCGGCCGGCTGCCGTCGCTGACCGGGCTGCGGTGGATCGCGGCACTGCTGGTTTTCGGGTTCCATGCCGGGACGATGGGCATCGTCGCCGAGCCAGACCTCAAGACGGTCGTCGACCGGACGTTCACGCTGGGCCTGTCGGGCGTGCAGTTCTTCTTCATCCTCAGTGGATTCGTGCTGGTCTGGTCGGCCCGGCCGGGCGAGGCGAAGCGCACCTTCCTGCGTCGCCGGATGGCCAAGATCTACCCGAACCACCTGGTCATGTTCGTGGCGGCACTGCTCGTGGCGTACGGGTTCGGCGACCCGGTGAACCCCCGCGCCGCGCTGGAGAACCTCCTTCTCGTGCAGGCCTGGGATCCCACCCCCGGCATCTTCTACAGCGTCAACACGGTCAGCTGGTCACTCTCCTGCGAGCTGTTCTTCTACGCCTGTCTACCGTTCGCGCTGCCCTTGATCCACCGGGCACCGACCGGTGGGCTGTGGGCGGTGATCGGCGCGGTGCCGCTGTTCATCCTCGCGCTCTGGCCGGCGCAGGTCCTCGTGCCGGAGGAGAACCGGTGGTGGTTCACGCAGATCTTCCCGGTGGTGCGGTCGCTGGAGTTCTGGCTGGGCGTGGCTGCCGCGGAGCTGCTGCGCCGGGGCCGGTGGCGCGGCCCTGGGCTCGGCTCGGCCAGCGTCCTCTTCCTCGTGACCTGGGTGGTGGCTGGCAACTGGATCCGGGCCGAGCTGTGGGCGGCGTCGCTGTCGGTGGCGTACGTCCTGGTGATCGTGGCCGCCGCGGACGCGGATGTCCGTGGCCTGCGGACTCCGTGGCGTACCCGCCCGATGGTCTGGCTCGGTGAGGTCTCGTTCGCCTTCTACGTGGTGCACGTCCTGGTCATGGTGACCGTTCTCCGGCTGACCGGTCACCACGGTGTTGGTGTGCCCGGCTGGTGGGGGCCGGTCGCGGTGGTGGGCTTGTTGCTGGTGAACCTGGCACTCGCGGCGCTGCTGCACCGCTATGTGGAGACGCCGATGACGCGGCGCCTCGGACCTCCCCGTGCGCCGCGACGGACGGCGTTGCCCGCCGGGACCGCGCCGTCCCCGTGGGCCGCCACGCCGGAACACCCGCGGGCGGCCGAGGCTGCGCTGGTCCATGTCGGATCGTCGAGTGGTCGGGACCCCGACATGCCTCGGACGGATGCGGTGGAACGCCCCCGGCGGTAG
- a CDS encoding ABC transporter ATP-binding protein — MSIFGEASRSTDVADPNTLPASATTTTHGERIPTVIVDDVHLVYRVYGAGTGVASSPAAALKRMVTRQKQRPTLRKVHAVKGVSFTAYRGEAIGVIGSNGSGKSTLLRAIAGLMPANQGAIYTQGQPSLLGVNAALLGELTGERNAALGCLAMGMTPAQVRTAVPEILTFSGINERGDFASLPMRTYSSGMQARLRFSISAAKQHEVLLIDEALATGDSRFRRRSEQKIRQLRANAGTVFLVSHSINSIRDTCDRSIWLESGEIRMDGPTDEVTKAYEEYMASR; from the coding sequence ATGTCTATTTTTGGCGAGGCGAGCAGGAGTACGGACGTGGCTGACCCCAACACTCTCCCGGCGAGCGCCACCACCACGACGCACGGCGAGCGGATTCCGACCGTCATCGTCGACGACGTGCACCTGGTCTACCGGGTTTACGGCGCTGGCACCGGCGTCGCCTCCTCCCCAGCCGCCGCGCTGAAGCGCATGGTTACCCGACAGAAGCAACGCCCCACCCTGCGCAAGGTCCATGCGGTAAAGGGCGTCAGCTTCACCGCCTACCGGGGCGAGGCGATCGGCGTGATCGGCAGTAACGGCTCTGGCAAGTCGACACTGCTGCGGGCGATCGCCGGGCTCATGCCGGCCAACCAGGGGGCGATCTACACCCAGGGCCAGCCCTCGCTGCTCGGGGTCAACGCCGCACTGCTTGGCGAGCTGACCGGTGAGCGCAACGCGGCGCTCGGCTGCCTGGCGATGGGCATGACCCCCGCGCAGGTCCGCACGGCCGTCCCGGAAATCCTGACCTTCTCCGGCATCAACGAACGCGGCGACTTCGCCTCCCTTCCGATGCGCACCTACTCCTCGGGCATGCAGGCCCGGTTGCGCTTCTCCATCTCCGCGGCCAAGCAGCACGAGGTGCTGCTGATCGACGAGGCCCTTGCCACCGGTGACTCGCGGTTCCGCCGGCGGAGCGAGCAGAAGATCCGTCAACTGCGCGCCAACGCCGGTACGGTCTTCCTGGTCAGCCACTCGATCAACTCGATCCGCGACACCTGCGACCGCTCCATCTGGCTGGAATCCGGGGAGATCCGGATGGACGGTCCCACCGACGAGGTGACCAAGGCGTACGAGGAGTACATGGCCAGCCGGTGA
- a CDS encoding C39 family peptidase: MEDPVKHHLRRQLRRIVTERPYQVAAASAAALVLATGSGALAAGADESPAVGQTPASTAELGSEAVGSASTVAAAPSSAAPSSAAPSSAPVETAADPDLDQKPEPPTSKLLEYDYQAQTNFYYCGPAAVRNALSATGVERTQDQLAGPLGTDQFGTDSAEDTTRVLNAMVEGDPYQTRMFSGGAATPAQMDQLQSDIVAAVADGRGVVVNVAGSATDTDGGWHSFPGGHYVAVVGYDDEGRLARIADSANPAAGSYWMTTIALANWAATRGYSA; encoded by the coding sequence GTGGAGGATCCCGTGAAGCACCACCTCAGGCGACAGCTCCGTCGCATCGTCACCGAGCGGCCCTACCAGGTGGCCGCCGCGTCCGCCGCCGCGCTCGTGCTGGCGACCGGTTCCGGCGCCTTGGCCGCCGGCGCCGACGAATCTCCCGCTGTGGGGCAGACTCCGGCGTCAACGGCGGAGCTGGGCAGCGAAGCCGTCGGGTCGGCCAGCACCGTGGCGGCTGCCCCGTCGAGTGCTGCCCCGTCGAGTGCCGCCCCGTCGAGTGCGCCGGTCGAGACAGCTGCGGACCCGGACCTAGACCAGAAGCCGGAGCCGCCGACGTCCAAGCTCCTGGAGTACGACTACCAGGCGCAGACCAACTTCTACTACTGCGGTCCGGCCGCGGTCCGTAACGCCCTGAGCGCCACCGGCGTCGAGCGGACCCAGGATCAGCTGGCCGGCCCGTTGGGGACCGACCAGTTCGGCACCGACTCGGCCGAGGACACCACCCGGGTGCTCAACGCCATGGTCGAGGGCGACCCGTACCAGACCCGGATGTTCTCGGGCGGTGCGGCCACCCCGGCCCAGATGGACCAGCTCCAGTCCGACATCGTCGCCGCCGTCGCCGACGGCCGCGGCGTCGTGGTGAACGTCGCCGGCAGCGCCACCGACACCGACGGCGGCTGGCACTCGTTCCCCGGCGGTCACTACGTCGCGGTGGTCGGGTACGACGACGAGGGGCGGCTGGCACGGATCGCCGACTCGGCGAACCCGGCGGCCGGGTCGTACTGGATGACCACGATCGCCCTGGCGAACTGGGCCGCGACCCGCGGCTACTCCGCCTGA
- a CDS encoding ABC transporter permease — MAKTAVADADSGLTGAELAARYGLTVAGERPTLTAYTRRLWAYRHFITAYANAKVTASFGQARLGQLWQVLTPLTNAAVYYLIFGVILNTDRNIPNFIAYLCVGLFVFSFTSSVAMGGTSAITGNLNLIRALHFPRAALPFAITATQFRHLLSAMAVLVVIVLVTGEPITMEWLLVIPALILQTVFSVGLALALARLGSKMTDLKQVMPFVMRTWMYGSGVLYSVKAFADNLPAAAATLIQLNPLLIYIELVRHALLEGAPLTSSTPRLWLLATAWAVVVGVAGYVYFWRGEQEYGRG; from the coding sequence ATGGCCAAGACGGCGGTGGCCGACGCCGACTCAGGACTGACCGGGGCGGAGCTAGCCGCTCGGTACGGCCTGACCGTCGCCGGCGAGAGGCCCACGCTGACCGCGTACACGCGGCGACTGTGGGCCTACCGGCACTTCATCACGGCGTACGCGAACGCCAAGGTGACCGCCTCGTTCGGCCAGGCCCGGCTGGGTCAGCTGTGGCAGGTCCTGACACCGCTGACCAACGCCGCAGTCTACTACCTGATCTTCGGCGTAATTCTGAACACGGATCGAAACATCCCCAACTTCATCGCCTACCTCTGCGTCGGCCTGTTCGTCTTCAGCTTCACCTCGAGCGTGGCGATGGGCGGCACCTCGGCTATCACCGGGAACCTCAACCTGATCCGGGCGCTGCACTTCCCCCGGGCGGCCCTGCCCTTCGCGATCACCGCGACCCAGTTCCGGCACCTGCTCTCCGCGATGGCGGTGCTCGTCGTCATCGTCCTGGTCACCGGCGAGCCGATCACCATGGAGTGGCTGCTGGTGATACCGGCACTGATACTCCAGACGGTGTTCAGCGTCGGGCTGGCCCTGGCGCTGGCCCGGCTCGGCTCGAAGATGACCGACCTCAAGCAGGTCATGCCCTTCGTCATGCGGACCTGGATGTACGGGTCGGGGGTGCTCTACAGCGTCAAGGCCTTCGCCGACAACCTGCCGGCGGCTGCCGCCACCCTGATCCAGCTCAACCCGCTGTTGATCTATATCGAGCTGGTCCGGCACGCGCTTCTCGAGGGCGCCCCGCTGACCTCAAGCACGCCGCGACTCTGGCTGCTGGCGACCGCCTGGGCGGTGGTCGTCGGGGTGGCTGGTTATGTCTATTTTTGGCGAGGCGAGCAGGAGTACGGACGTGGCTGA
- a CDS encoding TetR/AcrR family transcriptional regulator, whose translation MLRGEITTAIRGAVMEELAAVGYGRLSIEAVARRAGVGKTAIYRRWSSKLDLVVEVVSAAAGRRFPLPDTGALRGDLEMVFLIMTRALGHPLAVQIVPDLLAEAARNPQIAQALQQVLRANQRDIGGQVVGRAIARGELAPGTDLDIAVDLIVGPLYWRLAVSRTPLEAADLPRLATAVAAALEVASQRSVRDEPDTEMSGVVTSADPGGS comes from the coding sequence GTGCTCCGTGGCGAGATCACCACGGCCATCCGTGGTGCCGTCATGGAGGAACTAGCCGCGGTCGGATACGGCCGGCTCTCCATCGAGGCGGTCGCCCGGCGGGCCGGGGTTGGCAAGACGGCCATCTACCGCCGGTGGAGTTCGAAGCTGGACCTCGTCGTGGAGGTGGTCTCAGCCGCCGCCGGTCGGCGGTTCCCCCTGCCGGACACCGGCGCCCTCCGCGGCGACCTGGAGATGGTTTTCCTGATCATGACCCGGGCGTTGGGGCACCCGCTGGCCGTTCAGATCGTCCCCGACCTGCTCGCCGAGGCCGCTCGTAACCCGCAGATCGCCCAGGCGCTCCAGCAGGTGCTGCGGGCCAACCAGCGCGACATCGGCGGCCAGGTGGTCGGCCGGGCCATCGCCCGCGGTGAGCTCGCCCCGGGCACCGACCTCGACATCGCCGTCGACCTGATCGTCGGTCCGCTCTACTGGCGGCTCGCGGTCTCCCGTACGCCGCTGGAGGCGGCGGACTTGCCGCGACTGGCCACTGCAGTCGCGGCGGCGCTGGAGGTAGCATCTCAACGATCCGTTCGTGACGAGCCGGACACCGAGATGTCCGGCGTGGTCACCAGCGCCGATCCCGGTGGGTCATGA